GCGCTAGGTATCAGGAGATAGACAGATGATTCAGCAGGAGTCACGGCTTCGGGTGGCGGATAACACCGGCGCCAAGGAGCTGCTCTGCATCAGAGTGCTCGGCGGTTCCGGCCGGCGCTACGCCGGTATCGGTGACGAGATCGTATGCAGTGTCAAAGACGCCATCCCAGGTGGCAACGTGAAAAAGGGTGAAGTGGTGCGTGCCGTTGTGGTGCGCACTCGCAAGCAGCGCCGTCGTCCCGACGGTTCCTACATCCGATTCGACGACAACGCGGCAGTTGTGTTGAAGACCGATGGTGAGCTGCGCGGTACTCGTATCTTCGGCCCCGTGGGTCGCGAGTTGCGAGACAAGAAGTTCATGAAGATCGTCTCGTTGGCCCCGGAGGTGCTGTGATGGCTATGTCGATTCGCACCGGTGATGAAGTCCAGGTAATCGCAGGCAAAGACCGCGGCCTGGAAGGCAAGGTGCTCACAGTCTTGTCGGAGTCAGATCAGGTAATCGTTGAAGGGATTAACCGCGTCACTCGGCACACCCGAGTCGGGCAGGACAACCGCGGCGCCAAGTCTGGCGGCATTGTGAACCAGGAAGCCCCGATCCATGTGTCCAACGTGATGCTGATTGATCCCGAAGACGGCCGTCCCACTCGAGTGGGCTTCCGTCGCGAGGACGTCGAGAAGCAGCGTCCCGACGGGTCAACTTACACCGGCACCCGGGGAGTCCGGTACAGCAAGCGTACGGGCAAGGAAGTGTGATGAGCGAAACCCAGCAGATGCCCCGACTCAAGGAGCAGTACCGCAGTGAAAGCATTGCGGCGCTCACCGAGGAGTTCGGCTACCAGAATGTCATGCAGGTTCCCAAGGTCGAGAAGGTCGTGGTGAACATGGGAGTCGGTGACGCCGCCCGCGACAGTAAGTTGATCGAAGGTGCCATCACCGACCTGACTGCCATCACCGGCCAGCGGCCACGCGTCACCCGGGCCAAAAACTCCATTGCGCAGTTCAAACTGCGCGAGGGGCAGCCGATCGGCGCCAAGGTGACACTGCGCGGTGACCGGATGTGGGAGTTCCTGGATCGGTTGTTGTCGCTGGCATTGCCGCGAATCCGTGACTTCCGCGGCCTGTCTAGTAAACAGTTCGATGGGAACGGTAACTACACCTTTGGCCTCACCGAGCAGGTCATGTTCCACGAGATCGATGCCGACAAGATCGACCGGTCGCGAGGAATGGACATCACGGTGGTGACCACCGCCCAAACCGATGACGAGGGACGCGCGCTGCTGCGGCAGCTGGGCTTCCCGTTCAAGGAGAAATGACGTGGCGAAAAAAGCACTAGTCAATAAAGCGAACGGCAAGCAGAAGTTCAAGGTGCGCGGCTACACCCGTTGCACCCGTTGTGGCCGGCCGCACTCGGTATACCGCAAGTTCGGCCTGTGCCGCGTGTGCTTCCGCGAAATGGCGCACCGCGGCGAGTTGCCGGGCATCACAAAGAGCAGTTGGTAAAAGAAACGACGCTGTAGGTCCCCAAGGAAACCACAGTGAGGAAGGGCCGGTAGAGGCCATGACAATGACAGATCCGATCGCAGACATGTTGGCGCGACTCCGGAACGCGAACTCCGCGTATCACGAGTCAGTTAGCATGCCGTCGTCGAAGATCAAGGTCGGGATTGCTGACATCCTCAAGCAGGAGGGCTACATCGCTGACTACGAAGTTGGCGAGGCTCGGGTTGGTCAGACACTGACGATCTCGCTGAAGTTCGGGCCATCACGCGAGCGCTCGATTGCTGGGCTGCGCCGGGTGTCCAAGCCCGGACTACGGGTGTACGCCAAGAGCACCGAGTTGCCGAAAGTACTTGGTGGTTTGGGTATCGCGATCATTTCTACGTCCGGAGGTCTGGTCACTCAGCGCCAGGCCGCGAAGAACAAGACTGGCGGGGAAGTCCTCGCCTACGTTTGGTGAGGGAGGCGTTATGTCGAGAATTGGACGGCTACCCGTCGAAATCCCTTCTGCGGTTCAGGTCACCGTGTCTGGTCAACAGGTCATGGTGAAGGGCCCGAAGGGTGAACTCAGCCTGGCAGTCTCGGAACCGATCGCCGTTGAGGTCGCTGACAACGAGGTGCGCGTGGCTCGCCCCGATGATGAGCGCCGCAGCAAGCAACTGCACGGCTTGACCCGCACGTTGGTCAACAACATGGTGGTCGGTGTGACTGAGGGCTACAGCAAGACTCTCGAGGTTGTCGGGACCGGCTACCGGGTACAGGCGAAGGGCAACGGGCTTGAACTGGCTCTGGGCTTCAGCCATCCGATCAACTACGAGGCGCCGGACGGAATCACCTTTCAGGTGGAAACCCCGACCCGGTTCCACATCAATGGCATCGACAAACAACTCGTTGGTGAGGTTGCTGCCAACATTCGCAAACTGCGTGCTCCCGAGCCCTACAAGGGCAAGGGCGTGCGTTACGCCGACGAGCACATTCGCCGCAAGGCCGGGAAGGCAGGGAAATAGTCATGGCTGTAGTAGCCAAGCTGGGTTCCGGGGATCCGACCCGGGTCGGGCGGCAGCGCCGCCACACTCGCGTACGCAAGAAGGTGCGTGGCAGTGCCGAACGACCGCGCATGGTGGTCAACCGGTCCGCCCGTCATCTTTTTGTGCAGATCGTCAACGACGACGAGTCCCGCACACTGGTCTCCGCCTCCACCATGGAGGAGGGCGTCCGGGGTAGTGGCGACAAGACCGCGCAGGCCAAGCAGGTTGGCGACTTGATCGCCGACCGGGCCAAGTCCGCAGGTATTGGGGCGGTCGTGTTCGACCGCGCTGGTAACCGTTACACCGGCCGAATTGCGGCCCTGGCAGATGCCGCCCGTGAGGGCGGACTGGATTTCTGAGGAAGAGGATCGACTTATGGCAGCACAGCGTAGAGGCGGAGAGCGCCGGGAACGCAAAGACCGGGGTGGCAGGGACGACCGGAATCAGTATCTGGAGCGCGTGGTTGCGATTAACCGCGTTTCCAAGGTCGTCAAGGGCGGCCGCCGGTTCAGTTTCACCGCATTGGTGGTCGTCGGCGACGGCGACGGCCGGGTAGGTGTCGGCTACGGCAAGGCGAAAGAAGTGCCCGCGGCAATCGCCAAGGGTGTGGAGATCGCCAAGAAGAGCCTCTTCACGGTGCCTCGGATTCAGGGAACGATCCCGCATCCGGTGATGGGCGAGGACTCAGCGGGGCAGGTAATGTTGCGACCGGCTGCCCCCGGTACTGGTGTGATCGCCGGTGGTCCGGTGCGTGCAGTGTTGGAGTGCGCGGGTATCGCCGATGTGCTCAGCAAGTCGCTGGGTTCCGACAATGCCATCAACATCGTGCATGCCACGGTGTCTGCGTTGCGGAGCCTGGAGCGTCCGGAGCAGGTAGCAGCCCGTCGCGGACTGCCGCTGGAAGATGTCGCACCGGAGGCGATGCGCCGGGCAATGGCGGAGGTGAAGTCCTAATGGCTTCGCTGAAGGTAACCCAGCGCCGATCGGTTATCGGTGGCACGAAGGCGCAGCGCGAAAGCATGCGCTCCCTGGGGTTGAAGCGGATCGGCGACAGTGTCGTCAAGCCGGATCGCCCCGAGATTCGCGGAATGGTCACGACCGTTTCGCATCTGGTGGAAGTTGAGGAGACAGACTGATGATCAAGCAGCATCACCTGCGCCCCGCTCCGGGTGCCAAGAAGGCGCCGACCCGCAAGGGCCGCGGCGAAGCTTCCAAGGGCAAGACCGCGGGTCGAGGTACTAAAGGTACGAAGGCCAGGGGTCAGGTTCCCGCAGGATTCGAGGGCGGTCAGATGCCGCTTCATATGCGGATTCCGAAGCTGAAGGGGTTCACGAACCCGTTCCGCACCGAGTACCAAGCCGTCAACGTTTCCCGGTTGGGCGAACTGTTCCCCGACGGCGGCGAGGTAACCATTGCTGACCTGGTGGCCAAGGGTGCGGTGCGAGCCAACCACCCAGTCAAGATCCTGGGTAATGGTGCTATCGAGGTTGTCGTCAACGTGACGGCGACTGCCGCATCGAAGTCCGCAGTCGAAAAGATAACCGCCGCTGGTGGTTCTTTCACCGCCGGCTGACCCCAGCAACGGCAACCGCTGGTAGCCTTGCCGATGTCGGTGGGGCGCCAGCCTCGACCGACCATGGACCCCTAGTACTGCCGGGAGGAACTCGGTGCTCAGTGCATTCGCTGCGGCGTTCCGGACTCCGGACCTACGCCGAAAGTTGCTTTTCGCCCTGGGAATGATTGCGTTGTTCCGACTCGGCTCCGTCGTGCCGGTTCCCGGGGTGGATTACACCGCGGTGCAGCGTTGCGTAACCCTGGTGCAAAACCAAGACCTGTACGCCTTGATCAACCTGTTCAGCGGTGGCGCGTTGCTGCAGTTGAGCGTGTTCGCGCTCGGCATCATGCCCTACATCACTGCATCGATCATCCTGCAGTTGTTGGCGGTCGTGATCCCTCGGCTGGAGAAGTTGCGCAAGGAAGGCCAGGCCGGCCAGGCCAGGATCACGCAGTACACCCGCTACTTGACCGTGGGATTGGCAGTGTTGCAGTCGGCCAGCATTCTGGCGTTGGCTCGCACCCCGGGCCAGCTCTTCCAGGGCTGTAACGAGCGGGTAATCCCGGACACGTCGGTGTCGCAGATGGCAGTAATGGTGCTGACCATGACTGCTGGCACCGCGACCATCATGTGGCTGGGTGAGTTGATCACGGATCGCGGTATCGGCAACGGTATGTCGATCTTGATCTTCTGCTCCATCATTGCGGTGATGCCGCAGCAGTTCTTGAGCATCTACTCCCAGTACGGTCCGTTGGCCTTCGGCCTCACCTTGGCGGTCGGTGTAGCGGTTGTTGCGTTGGTGGTCTTTGTGGAACAGGCCCAGCGTCGGATTCCGGTGCAGCATGGCCGCAATCAGGTAGGCCGAAAGTTCTATGGCGGCGCCTCCACCTACATTCCGATGAAGGTGAACATGGCTGGCGTGATCCCGGTGATCTTCGCGTCCTCGATCCTGTTCGTGCCGACGTTGATCGTGAACCTGAGTGGATCCGATGGGGCGATCGCGCAGTTTGTGCTGCAGAACTTCCAGAGTGGTACCTCGCCGGTCTACCTACTCACGTTCGGCTTGCTCACGATCTTCTTCTGCTACTTCTACGTCTCGATTACGTTCAACCCGACCGAGGTGGCCGAAAATCTGAACAAGAGCAACGGCTTCATTCCGGGTATCCGGCCGGGACGACCCACTGCGCAGTACTTGGAGTACGTGCTGAGCCGGCTGACCGCACCTGGTTCGCTCTACTTGGCGGCCATCGCAGTGCTCCCAGTATTGGCATTTGGCGGCCTCGGAGTCTCCTCAAACTTCGTATTTGGGGGCACCAGCTTGCTGATCATGGTCGGAGTCGGCTTGGATACGGTTAAACAGATCGAGTCGCAGCTCCAGCAGCGCAACTACGAAGGGTTCCTCCGCTAATGCGTATGGTCATCATGGGTCCTCCCGGAGCAGGGAAGGGCACTCAAGCAACAGTCGTCGCCGAGTCTTTCGGCATTCCACACATCTCCACCGGTGCAATCTTCCGCGAGAACGTGGGTCAGGGCACCGAGCTCGGCCGCGAAGCCAAAGGTTACATGGACCGTGGTGAGTACGTGCCGGACAGCGTGGTCAATGGCATGGTGGCCGATCGGCTCGCACAGCCCGACACCGAACCAGGCTTTCTGCTCGATGGCTACCCTCGCACCGTCGATCAACTGCACGAGTTGAACCGACTGCTCGAAGCAGCGAGTCGTCCGCTGGAGCGTGCGGTGGAGATCACCGTCAATACCGAAGAGGTTATCCAGCGGCTGTTGAAGCGAGCCGAGACCGAAGGCCGAGCCGATGACACCGAAGATGTCATTCGGCGTCGGATGGAGGTCTACGCTGCCGAGACCGAGCCATTGATTGCGCTGTACTCCGACCAGGGCATCCTGGTACAGGTAGACGGCATGGGTGGCATCGACGAAGTGAGCGAGCGGATCCTGGCGGCGCTGCGCGGCTAAGGTGTTTCGCCGACCTGGGGCTATTGAACGAAAGTCCCTAGAACAACTTGTGAAGATGCGGGCCGCCGGTCTGGTTGTCTCCGACGCCCTCCAAGCTTGTACTGCTGCGGTACGCCCTGGGGTGACCACTGCAGAGCTGGATCAGGTGGCGGCAGATGTCATCGGTGCCGCCGGAGCCGAACCTTCTTTCCTCGGCTATTTCGGCTTTCCAGCCGTCATCTGTGTGTCGGTCAATGACGAGGTTGTCCATGGCATTCCAGGTGATCGCGAGTTGGTTGCTGGCGACCTCGTCTCGATCGACTGCGGGGCCATCGTGTCCGGTTGGCACGGCGATGCGGCAGTCACTGTGCCAGTCGGGGAGGTTGCTGAGGAACTGACAGCGCTGTCGGAGGCCACCCGCGAGTCACTCTGGGAGGGCATTTGTGCAGCCGCGGTAGGTGGCCGGCTGAGCAATGTGGGAGCGGCCGTGGAGGGCAGCATCCGAGAAGCCGGCAATGAGTACGGCATCCTGCGGGACTACGTTGGTCACGGCATCGGCTCGCAGATGCATATGGCTCCGTCGGTGGCCAACTTCGGCCCACCCGGCAAGGGGCCGCGTCTCAAGTCAGGTATGGCAATCGCTATCGAGCCGATGGTGACCCTGGGCAGCCCGGAAGTCTCGGTACTTTCCGACGAATGGACCGTCGCGACTGACGCCGGCAACCCGGCTGCGCACTGGGAACACACGATTGCGCTGACCGACCGTGGTCCCTGGGTATTGACCGCCCCCGATGGGGGTGCGGCGGAACTTGCCCGCCGCGGGATTGCCTCCCCCGCGCAGGAGTGGGACGGGCTACGGTAGAGGTTGGCCGTCCGATAGATCGGATGAGACGCTAGTCACAGCGGATCGAGGTTTCCGCACCCGGCCCCCATGCCCTACACTGGCGGTCGGTTCAGTTTTCCTGACCGATCTCTCAGCGGATCTCGCTGCTTCGGCAGCGGTGACGTCGTGCGGTCGATCTAGGGGCTGATCCGCCATCAGTGTCCGCGTCGGTCCAACCGGCGGGGAACCGGAATGGTGAAGCGGTTGCGGCCGGAAGTACAGAGACGAGGACGTGTCGAGGAATGGCCAAGAAAGATGGCGCCATCGAACTGGAAGGCGTTGTGGTGGAATCCCTGCCTAACGCAATGTTCCGGGTCGAGCTCGACAATGGCCACAAAGTCCTAGCGCACATCAGCGGGAAGATGCGGATGCACTACATCCGGATCCTGCCCGATGACCGTGTCGTTGTGGAGTTGTCTCCGTACGACCTCACCCGCGGTCGGATTACCTACCGGTACAAGTGATTCGCGAGGAATAGTTCAGATGAAGGTCAAGCCGAGCGTCAAGCCGATGTGCGACAAATGCCGCGTCATCAGGCGCAAAGGCGTTGTCCGAGTCATCTGTGACAACCCGCGGCACAAGCAGCGCCAAGGTTAGTCCTAGCGCGACACAAAACAACGGGTCACCCGACCCCCGATCGGCTACGTGTACAGATCGGGACGACACCTCCGGACAGACGGGCCGGAGACCCACCGGGCGGTGGGACTGGTGACCTGCAGGACTCGTCGTGACAGAAGAAGGAAATCGCCCGATGGCACGTCTAGTCGGTGTTGACCTGCCCCGCGACAAGCGGGTCGAGGTAGCACTCACCTATATCTACGGAGTCGGAAGGTCGCGGGCCAAGCAGGCCTTGGCCGAGACTGGGATCGACCCCAACTTGCGGGTTCACGATCTCGGTGACCCCGAGTTGATCGCACTACGCGACTGGATTGAAGCGAATCTACAGGTCGAGGGTGACCTGCGTCGTGAAGTTCAGGCTGACATTCGCCGCAAGGTGGAAATCGGCTGCTACCAGGGAATCCGCCATCGTCGCGGGCTCCCAGTGCACGGCCAACGGACTCACACCAACGCTCGTACTCGCAAGGGTCCGCGCAAGACCGTCGCAGGCAAGAAGAAGGCCTAAGGCCGCAACCAACGAGTTGTAGGAGAGAACTAGATATATGCCTCCCAAGAGCAGTGGCGCTAAAAAGAGTCGTCGCAAAGAGAAGAAGAACGTTGCCCAGGGGCACGCTCACATAAAGAGCACGTTCAACAACACCATCATCACCATTACGGATCCGACCGGAGCGGTGCTCGCCTGGTCCTCAGCTGGCCAGGTGGGTTTCAAGGGCAGCCGCAAGTCCACACCGTTTGCCGCACAGATGGCCGCTGAGGCCGCTGCACGACGCGCCATGGACCACGGCATGCGCAAGGTAGACGTATTCGTACGCGGTCCGGGCTCCGGTCGAGAGACTGCGATCCGCTCACTGCAGGCCACTGGCCTGGAGGTGGGCTCCATTTCCGACGTGACCCCAATCGCCTTCAACGGCTGCCGCCCGCCCAAGCGGCGCCGGGTTTGAGCAGGAGAGAGATTTAGATGGCTCGATACACCGGACCCGACTGCAAGCGTTGCCGCCGGGAGAAGACCAAGCTGTTCCTCAAGGGCAGCAAGTGCTACACCAACTGCCCGCTGGAGCGGAAAGCCTATCCGCCGGGTATGCACGGCCAGGCGCGCCGCCCCAAGGAGTCAGAGTACTTGCTGCAGATGCGCGAAAAGCAGAAGTGCGCTCGTATCTACGGTGTGCTGGAAAAGCAGTTCCGTGGCTACTTCGCTGAGGCGTCTCGTCGTCCCGGCAAAACCGGCGAAAACCTGCTGCGGATCTTGGAAAGTCGCCTCGACAATGTTGTCTACCGGGCTGGCTTTGCCTCCTCGCGTGACATGGCGCGCCAGTTGGTGCTTCACGGCCACTTCACCGTCAACGGTCACAAGGTTGACATTCCGTCCTACCGGGTCAGCCCAACCGACATTGTCGAAGTGAAGGCTTCCTCCCGGGAGCTGACTCCCTTCCTAGCGGCGATCAATGATGCTGGTCTTCGCGAAGTGCCGGGTTGGCTGGAAGCGATCCCCACTCAGCTGCGCATCCTGATCCACTCACTGCCGGAACGGCAGGCGATCGATACGGACGTGCAGGAACAGTTGATCGTCGAGCTTTACTCGAAGTGATCTTCGGGGCTACTCAGCCCCGACCAATCTTGGTCGTCATATAGCGGGCGGCCACGGAAAGGAAAAAAGAAGTGCTCATCACCAAGCGACCCGTTCTGCGTGAGGAAACGCTGTCGGACTACCGTTCCAAGTTTGTCTTGGAACCGCTAGAACCCGGCTTCGGCTACACGTTGGGCAACTCGCTGCGTCGGACGCTGCTATCCAGCATTCCCGGCGCTGCAGTCACCAGCATCAAGATTGATGGCGTCCAGCATGAGTTCTCCACCATCGAAGGCGTGAAAGAGGATGTCATTGAGATCATCCTGAACGTCAAGGGGCTGGTGGTCTCCATCGACGGCGACGACGTGGCTACCGCCTACATCACCAAGACCGGACCGGGGCTGGTAACCGCCGCCGACATCCAGTTGCCTGCTGGTGTCGAGGTGCACAACCCGGACCTCGTGATCGCCTCACTGGACGATCGCGGTCAGTTGGAAATGGAGCTGACCATTGAGGCTGGTCGTGGCTATGTCACCGCGCAGCCCCCGCCCCGGGATGCCGGCGGTGAGATCGGTCGGATCCCGGTGGACT
This portion of the Actinomycetes bacterium genome encodes:
- the secY gene encoding preprotein translocase subunit SecY, yielding MLSAFAAAFRTPDLRRKLLFALGMIALFRLGSVVPVPGVDYTAVQRCVTLVQNQDLYALINLFSGGALLQLSVFALGIMPYITASIILQLLAVVIPRLEKLRKEGQAGQARITQYTRYLTVGLAVLQSASILALARTPGQLFQGCNERVIPDTSVSQMAVMVLTMTAGTATIMWLGELITDRGIGNGMSILIFCSIIAVMPQQFLSIYSQYGPLAFGLTLAVGVAVVALVVFVEQAQRRIPVQHGRNQVGRKFYGGASTYIPMKVNMAGVIPVIFASSILFVPTLIVNLSGSDGAIAQFVLQNFQSGTSPVYLLTFGLLTIFFCYFYVSITFNPTEVAENLNKSNGFIPGIRPGRPTAQYLEYVLSRLTAPGSLYLAAIAVLPVLAFGGLGVSSNFVFGGTSLLIMVGVGLDTVKQIESQLQQRNYEGFLR
- the rpsH gene encoding 30S ribosomal protein S8, translating into MTMTDPIADMLARLRNANSAYHESVSMPSSKIKVGIADILKQEGYIADYEVGEARVGQTLTISLKFGPSRERSIAGLRRVSKPGLRVYAKSTELPKVLGGLGIAIISTSGGLVTQRQAAKNKTGGEVLAYVW
- the rplN gene encoding 50S ribosomal protein L14; this encodes MIQQESRLRVADNTGAKELLCIRVLGGSGRRYAGIGDEIVCSVKDAIPGGNVKKGEVVRAVVVRTRKQRRRPDGSYIRFDDNAAVVLKTDGELRGTRIFGPVGRELRDKKFMKIVSLAPEVL
- the rpsM gene encoding 30S ribosomal protein S13 — its product is MARLVGVDLPRDKRVEVALTYIYGVGRSRAKQALAETGIDPNLRVHDLGDPELIALRDWIEANLQVEGDLRREVQADIRRKVEIGCYQGIRHRRGLPVHGQRTHTNARTRKGPRKTVAGKKKA
- the rpsE gene encoding 30S ribosomal protein S5, whose translation is MAAQRRGGERRERKDRGGRDDRNQYLERVVAINRVSKVVKGGRRFSFTALVVVGDGDGRVGVGYGKAKEVPAAIAKGVEIAKKSLFTVPRIQGTIPHPVMGEDSAGQVMLRPAAPGTGVIAGGPVRAVLECAGIADVLSKSLGSDNAINIVHATVSALRSLERPEQVAARRGLPLEDVAPEAMRRAMAEVKS
- a CDS encoding type Z 30S ribosomal protein S14, which codes for MAKKALVNKANGKQKFKVRGYTRCTRCGRPHSVYRKFGLCRVCFREMAHRGELPGITKSSW
- the rpsD gene encoding 30S ribosomal protein S4, with translation MARYTGPDCKRCRREKTKLFLKGSKCYTNCPLERKAYPPGMHGQARRPKESEYLLQMREKQKCARIYGVLEKQFRGYFAEASRRPGKTGENLLRILESRLDNVVYRAGFASSRDMARQLVLHGHFTVNGHKVDIPSYRVSPTDIVEVKASSRELTPFLAAINDAGLREVPGWLEAIPTQLRILIHSLPERQAIDTDVQEQLIVELYSK
- the rplO gene encoding 50S ribosomal protein L15 — protein: MIKQHHLRPAPGAKKAPTRKGRGEASKGKTAGRGTKGTKARGQVPAGFEGGQMPLHMRIPKLKGFTNPFRTEYQAVNVSRLGELFPDGGEVTIADLVAKGAVRANHPVKILGNGAIEVVVNVTATAASKSAVEKITAAGGSFTAG
- the infA gene encoding translation initiation factor IF-1 encodes the protein MAKKDGAIELEGVVVESLPNAMFRVELDNGHKVLAHISGKMRMHYIRILPDDRVVVELSPYDLTRGRITYRYK
- the rplE gene encoding 50S ribosomal protein L5 codes for the protein MPRLKEQYRSESIAALTEEFGYQNVMQVPKVEKVVVNMGVGDAARDSKLIEGAITDLTAITGQRPRVTRAKNSIAQFKLREGQPIGAKVTLRGDRMWEFLDRLLSLALPRIRDFRGLSSKQFDGNGNYTFGLTEQVMFHEIDADKIDRSRGMDITVVTTAQTDDEGRALLRQLGFPFKEK
- the rpmJ gene encoding 50S ribosomal protein L36; amino-acid sequence: MKVKPSVKPMCDKCRVIRRKGVVRVICDNPRHKQRQG
- the rpsK gene encoding 30S ribosomal protein S11 — protein: MPPKSSGAKKSRRKEKKNVAQGHAHIKSTFNNTIITITDPTGAVLAWSSAGQVGFKGSRKSTPFAAQMAAEAAARRAMDHGMRKVDVFVRGPGSGRETAIRSLQATGLEVGSISDVTPIAFNGCRPPKRRRV
- the rplF gene encoding 50S ribosomal protein L6; translation: MSRIGRLPVEIPSAVQVTVSGQQVMVKGPKGELSLAVSEPIAVEVADNEVRVARPDDERRSKQLHGLTRTLVNNMVVGVTEGYSKTLEVVGTGYRVQAKGNGLELALGFSHPINYEAPDGITFQVETPTRFHINGIDKQLVGEVAANIRKLRAPEPYKGKGVRYADEHIRRKAGKAGK
- the rpmD gene encoding 50S ribosomal protein L30, which produces MASLKVTQRRSVIGGTKAQRESMRSLGLKRIGDSVVKPDRPEIRGMVTTVSHLVEVEETD
- the rplX gene encoding 50S ribosomal protein L24 — encoded protein: MSIRTGDEVQVIAGKDRGLEGKVLTVLSESDQVIVEGINRVTRHTRVGQDNRGAKSGGIVNQEAPIHVSNVMLIDPEDGRPTRVGFRREDVEKQRPDGSTYTGTRGVRYSKRTGKEV
- the map gene encoding type I methionyl aminopeptidase, which produces MFRRPGAIERKSLEQLVKMRAAGLVVSDALQACTAAVRPGVTTAELDQVAADVIGAAGAEPSFLGYFGFPAVICVSVNDEVVHGIPGDRELVAGDLVSIDCGAIVSGWHGDAAVTVPVGEVAEELTALSEATRESLWEGICAAAVGGRLSNVGAAVEGSIREAGNEYGILRDYVGHGIGSQMHMAPSVANFGPPGKGPRLKSGMAIAIEPMVTLGSPEVSVLSDEWTVATDAGNPAAHWEHTIALTDRGPWVLTAPDGGAAELARRGIASPAQEWDGLR
- a CDS encoding adenylate kinase; its protein translation is MVIMGPPGAGKGTQATVVAESFGIPHISTGAIFRENVGQGTELGREAKGYMDRGEYVPDSVVNGMVADRLAQPDTEPGFLLDGYPRTVDQLHELNRLLEAASRPLERAVEITVNTEEVIQRLLKRAETEGRADDTEDVIRRRMEVYAAETEPLIALYSDQGILVQVDGMGGIDEVSERILAALRG
- the rplR gene encoding 50S ribosomal protein L18 codes for the protein MAVVAKLGSGDPTRVGRQRRHTRVRKKVRGSAERPRMVVNRSARHLFVQIVNDDESRTLVSASTMEEGVRGSGDKTAQAKQVGDLIADRAKSAGIGAVVFDRAGNRYTGRIAALADAAREGGLDF